In Vibrio fluvialis, the DNA window GCTGCCTGTGGCGACGGTGCAATTTCCTGCGGCGGGGATTGCGGGTGTGAGCCTGTTTGCTTGGTGTGTGGGGCTCGCAGTGTTTGCCTTTGGCGCGCCTTGGTCTTATTTCATTTTCGGCCGATTGCTGGGCAACAACATTCGTCAGGCGAGTTACCTCACGCTAATCAATAAACTCATGGCGCTGTTTCTGATGTTTGTGGCGGTGAGTATGGGGCTGAGTGCTTTTTTGTAACATTATGATTAATAGAGATAATTCAAAGGGAAATACCATGCAGTTTGATACCAAATTTGCCATTGTGGTGGCAGACGATTTGCCAACCTGGCAGAAACTCAATGTGGTTAGCTTTCTTTCCGGCGGCGTAACCGGTAGCCCGCAAGTGAAAACCGGGGAATGTTATCGCGATGCCTCAGGCAATGCATACCTGCCTTTGTGCGTGCAGCCGATCATCGTGCTCAAAGCGAGTCGAGAAAAGGTCTCCACTTTTGTTCAGCGCGCGAATCGCCAGCAAGCAGAGATGGCGATTTTTGTCGAAGACATGTTCGCCTCCGGTCATGACGAAGCAAACCGCCAAACGGTCAGCCAATACACGAGCGAGCAATTACCGTTGGTCGGGCTGGGGATGTTTGGTGATAAGAAACAAGTGGATAAAGTGTTTAAGGGAGCAAAGTTGCATGATTAAACATGCATGATGTGCGGTAAACAGCAGAGTCGACATTGAATTCCTTTTATTAGATAAAACTCATTTATAGTTAATCAAAGGTTCACCTTGGTGAACTAATAATAAAATTCAATCAATTGCCTAGGATTCACTGGGTGAATAAGGGATTCAATGTCGGCTAGGAAGCAGGTGTTCTCGATAGCACCAAACATTCAATATGCAGTTTTGGCACTGATGGTTGCGCTGTTTTTTATTTCAGTGAACGTTTTATTCAGACCCATCTTCCCAATTGATGAAACACGCTATGTGTCCGTTGCCTGGGAGATGTGGCTGGATAACAACTGGTTGGTGCCCCACATCAACGGTGCGACTTACGACCATAAACCACCATTCATGTTCTGGCTATTCAGCAGCATCTGGGCGCTGTTTGGTACCTCTGAAACCGTCACCCGCATGGTTGTACCGGGTTTTTCACTGATTAACCTGTATCTGGTAAGCAAGCTTGCGCAAAAAGTGTATCCGGATTCACCGCAAGCGAAATGGTTATCCCCGTTGATCCTGATTAGCTTTCTCGGCTGGTTTCTGTATTCGGGCATGATCATGTTTGATCTGATGCTCACAGTCTTTATCCAACTCGCTGTTATCAGCGTGTGGAAATTCGCACAAACCGATCGCATTTTTTGGGCGCGTTTGAGCGGCGTGTTTCTGGGACTGGGCATGCTGACCAAAGGGCCGGTGGTGTTTGTGTATTTCATCCCCTTTATTACTCTGGTTCGTTTATGGCATCCATCGCCGTCAAGAATCAATAAAGCCTTTTTCAAAGCGATTGTGCAGAGCGTATTCATTGCGATTGCGGTCATTCTGGCCTGGGCGATTCCCGCTGCGATTGCCGGTGGCGCGGAGTACGCCAAAGCCATCTTCTGGGGGCAGTCTGCGGGGCGCATTCAGGATTCGTTTGCCCATGCGAGGCCAATTTATTGGTATGTCATGCTATTGCCAGCGCTGTTGTTTCCTTGGTTCTTCCTGACGGGCTTCTGGCGCAGCCGCCCTTGGCTGGGGGGAGAACGCAGCGATACCTTCTGTTTGGCGCTGTTCGTCATTGTGGTCGCCATATTCAGTTGCTTCAGCGGTAAGCAGATTCACTATCTGTTTCCGGTATTTCCTTTCGCTGCTATCTGGGTGGCGAACCGCCTCAGTCCTGAAAAATTCACGACGGAGCCTGCGGTCATTGCCATGCTGGTTTTTGTCGCGATTGCGATTCTGAGCTCGCCATTGTGGGTCGAGAAAGTCTTTCGCAGCGCGCAAATCACCGAGGTATACCAAAGCTGGGCGTTGTTGCCTGTCGCTTTCATGGCATTGTTGCTGTGGAAAAGGCCTCTGCCGTTTGAACGTTTGGCGCTGAACCTTGGCGCACTGATGCTGAGCTTATCTGCGCTGTTGGCCAGCCTGTCCCCAATCTTGAACAATCTTTACGACGTGACTGACATTGGTCGTCATATTCATCAGTTGCAAGCCAGAGGTGCCAGCGTGTCGTTTGTCGGTAAATACCACAACACCTTTGGTTATGCTGGCAGACTGGAAGCGCCGCTGATTCTGATCCCCGGGTCAAAAGAGCAGCGGGATGCATTTCTGAGTACGGAGCCGGGTTATACGGTGTGGATTCAACGTAAGAAAACCGACCCATTGGCAGAATATGCCGTCTATATGACACCGTTTCGAGGCAAGTGGCTGTTTATTATGGATAACCAGATGCTTGAAAAAATACTGCAAGAGAACCAGACCAATAATTTGGTGGTGGCGGAAGATTCTTAACTTTTCGTCATAGCGGCATTGCCTTCGTATCTGACTCAACATTGCCCGGCGAATACGTGCAGTTCGACTACACTCAAAGTAGAGTTTTGTATCGGAACTGCGTATGTATCGTCGGGTGATGGAAGTGCTGCTCACCAGCCTTCTGAGTTTTTCAACACTGGCGACGGCTGATACAACGAATGCGCCAGCGGCGCCTTCTCAAACCGTTCCAGTGATCGCCATCAGTGGTGCCATCGGCCCTGCTGTGGGGGATTACGTCATCAAAGAGCTTCAGCGCGCCAATCAGCAAGTGCATGCTCCTGCCGTGATTGTGACGCTCGACACCCCGGGCGGCCTCAGCTCGACCCTTCGTGACATTAACCAACATATTCTCGCCTCTGACATTCCGGTGTTGTGTCTGGTTTATCCGCCGGGCGCACGTGCCGCCAGTGCCGGTACCTATATTCTCTATGCCTGCCATATCGCTGCGATGGCGCCAGCGACCACGCTCGGCGCTGCAACCCCGGTTCAGATTGGCGGCCCGTCGCCGGGTGGCGGTGAGCAGCAGGATAAGCCGAGCGAACCGACCGCGATGGAGAAAAAGGTACTCAATGATTCGATTGCCTATATTCGTTCGCTGGCACAGCTGCGTGGGCGCAATGTGGAATGGGCTGAAAAAGCGGTGCGCGATGCGGCTACGTTGTCTGCGATTGAAGCGTTGGAGATGAATGTCATCAATGTGATGGCCGAATCTCCGCAGGATTTGCTTAATGCCGTGAACGGGCAAACGCTGGATGTGAATCACCGCGCTGTCAGTCTCAATGTCGACAAGGCACAACTCGAGATTCGCGAACCGGATCTGCGCAATCAGTTTCTTGCCACCATCACCGACCCGAATGTGGCTTATATCCTGATGATGATTGGCGTGTACGGTCTGCTGCTTGAGTTTTACACCCCAAGCTTCGGCATTGCCGGCATCACCGGGGCGATTTCATTGTTGATTGCGCTCTATGCCTTCCAACTGCTGCCGGTGAACTACGTCGGCATGGGACTCATGCTGCTCGGGATTGCACTGTTTATTGCCGAATCGTTTCTGCCGAGTTTCGGTTTACTGGGCATTGGTGGGATCGTGGCATTTGTACTCGGCTCGGTGTTTTTGATCGACAGCGATTTGCCAGAACTGCAAGTGTCTCTGGGGCTGATTTACAGCATCGCGGCCGTCTCGGCGGCACTGATCATCTTCGTTTTAAGCCGGGTGATGGAGCTGAGACGAAAACAGGTGGTCAGCGGCCAGGAAGCGATGTTGGGTATGGAAGGCATGGCGCTCGATAGCTTTGAAGGCCAAGGTTTTGTCCATGTCGATGGGGAGCGTTGGGAAGCGTTGAGCGATGTCCCGCTGCGCAAAGGTGACCTGATTCGGGTGATTGCCGTAGACGGATTGACCTTACAAGTGACCAAAAAATAAGGAGGCGGCTATGCCGGGTATTCCAGTAAACACTGAGCTGCTGACACCAATTCTGCTTCTGGTGTTGATCGTGCTGATTGCTGTGCGGCTGTTTCGAATTTTACGCGAGTATGAGCGTGGCGTGATTTTCTTTCTTGGCCGTTTCCAGAAGGTCAAAGGTCCGGGGCTGATTATCGTCATTCCGGTCATTCAACAAATGGTGCGGGTGGATCTGCGCACCGTTGTGATGGATGTGCCGAGTCAGGATGTCATCAGCCGTGACAACGTCTCGGTGCGCGTCAATGCGGTGATTTATTTTCGCGTCGTCGACTCGCAAAAGGCGATCATCAACGTAGAAAACTATCTCCAGGCAACATCGCAGATAGCGCAAACCACCTTGCGATCCGTACTTGGTCAACATGAACTGGATGAAATGCTGGCCAACCGCGAAATGCTCAATGCGGACATTCAGGCGATTCTGGATGCGCGCACGGAAGGGTGGGGCATTAAGGTGTCGAATGTAGAAATCAAACACGTTGATTTGAACGAGTCGATGATTCGCGCCATTGCCCGTCAGGCCGAAGCGGAACGGACACGTCGTGCGAAAGTGATTCACGCTTCGGGGGAAATGGAAGCGTCTGAAAAACTTGTGGAAGCGGCGAATCGCCTGGCGGCAGAGCCGAACGCGATATTGCTGCGCTACCTGCAAACGCTGACGGAAATCGCGGGTGAGAAAAGCTCGACCATTCTGTTTCCCATGCCAACGACATTGATGGAAGGCTTGTTTCAGAAACTTAATCAGCCGGACAAAAAAGACCACGAGTCATAACGAGATGTTCTGCCGTGCAACTTGGCGCAAATCGCCTATCTTTAAGTGTGGTGATTTGCGCTTTTTCAATGAGATAGCGCAAGTCACCGCATCCCCATAATGCTATTCATAACCAAGGAAGTTTGCATGAGTTTACAGCCGTTTCATTTGGCCATTCCGGTTTACGATGTTTCGCTTGCACGTCAGTTTTACAATCAGGTGTTTGGTCTGGAAGAGGGGCGCTCGGCTGAGAGCTGGGTCGATTTCAATTTCTTCGGTCATCAGTTAGTGATTCACTACCACCCGAAAACGGCCGATCAGGAGCGGGCAGTGACCAACCCCGTCGATGGCCATGATGTGCCAGTGCCACACTTTGGTGTGGTTTTGGCGTGGAACGATTGGGAAGCACTGGCAGAGCGGTTGAAATCGCATCAGGTCGAGTTCGTGATTGAGCCGTATATTCGCTTTCAGGGGCAGGTTGGTGAGCAGGCCACGATGTTTTTCTTCGACCCGTGCGGCAACGCGTTGGAATTCAAAGCGTTCAAAGATATGAGTCAGCTGTTTGCTAAATAGTTTTGCTCGCAACAAACCAAAAGCCGTGTGTTCACACGGCTTTTGACGTTGAATGCGGACGCCCCTCACACGGGGTGTGCCAGAAGCGTTTAGCGCAATTCCGCCAGCAGTTCGTAAGAACGCAGCTTCTTCTGATGATCATAAATCATCGCATTGACCATGATCTCATCGGCGCCCGTGCGTTCAACCAGCTCTTCAATGCGGCGACGCACCGTGTCCGGACTGCCGTGAATCGATTCACGAAGTTGACTTTCCACCTGACGCTGCTCATGCGGCAACCACAGTGGATCCATGCTCATCACCGGTGGCGGCAGCTTGTCGCGCCCACCACGAATCATCTTGAGAAACTTCTGTTTCTCCGTCGTGCCCAGATACTGCGCCTGACGGTCGGTTTCCGCCACAATGATGTTCACCCCAATCATGGCGTAAGGTTTATCGAGTTGCTCCGACGGGCGGAAGTGCTCGCGGTAAATCTCCAGCGCACGCAGCATCGCATCCGGTGCAAAGTGAGCCGCAAAAGCAAAAGGCAGTCCCTTAATACCGGCAAGGCGCGCGCTGTAAGTGCTTGACCCTAATAGCCACAAAGGCACCTTGGCATTGTTTCCCGGGAACGAACGGACCGGCTGGTTATCAGAAATCGGCCCCATAAAAAACTGCAGCTCTTCCAGCAGTTCATCAAAATCAGGATCCATTCGCTCAGGATCGCGGCGCAGTGCATGCATCGTCGGATAATCGGTGCCCGGCGCGCGGCCAAGTCCCAAATCAATCCGGCCCGGATACAAGGCGTCCAGCGTGCCGAATTGTTCGGAAATAATCAGCGGTGCATGGTTGGGCAACATAATGCCACCGGAGCCCAGGCGAATGGTGTCGGTTTGCGCGCCAATGTGGCTGAGCAGCACAGCAGTCGCGGCGCTGGCGATGTCTGGCATGTTGTGGTGTTCGGCCATCCAGAAACGTTGATAGCCAAGCTTTTCGGCGTGTTGAGCCAACGAAACGGACTGTTTAAATGTCTGATGGAAATCAGAACCTTCTGAAACCGGAGCCAAATCCAGAATCGAAAACGGAGGTAAAGGCATGACGACTCATTCTTGTTATCAGTAATGGTGAGACTATGCCTGTTTCTTTAACTAAGATAAACTGCCTTCAAATCGATTCTATGTTGAATTCAGTTCTACAATTATGCGTAAAGACGATCATTTCAGCGGCATCACAGCGTTTGTCTGCACCGCTCAGCACAAAACGTTTACCGCCGCTGCCGAGCGGCTCAACCTGACTAAATCCGCGGTGGCGAAAAGCGTATCGCGCTTGGAAGAGCGCCTTGGCGTCAAGCTGCTGCATCGTTCCACGCGCCAACTAACACTGACGCCGGAAGGGGAAGCGTACCTCAAAAGCTGCCTCGATATTCTGGGTCAGCTTGAGTGCGCTGAAGCGCTGTTGCAAGCCAAAGTCGACAAGCCATCGGGCAAGCTACGAATTGATCTCCCTGCTGCATTCGGGCGCAAAAAGGTGCTGCCTTTGCTATTGACTATGAGCGCGCAGTATCCGGAACTGTCGCTGGCAGTGACGTTCAACGAGCGCTTTGTTGATATCGTCGAAGAAGGGCTGGATGTGGTGGTGCGCATTGGTGAGTTGCAGGAAAGCAGCGGGCTGGTGGCGCGTCATCTGACGGTACAAAAAATGGTGATGTGTGCTGCGCCGGATTATGTGGCGCGCCGCGGCGTACCATCCAGTTTTGATGATCTGAAAAATCATGATTGCGTGGTGAGTTTAAAGCAGAATCAGCCGCTCTCGTGGGTAGTGAAAAACTGCGACGGCGAAACTGTGCGTTTTAAGCCGCCAGCGACCCATGAATTCAGTGACGGCGACGCGATACGTGAAGCCGTGATCGCAGGTTGCGGAATTTCGCAGTTGCCGCTGTGGCTGATTCGTGATGATTTGCAAGCGGGCCGATTGCAGGAGGTGTTGCCGGGCCATTGTGCAGGTTCATCGCCGATTCACGCAGTATGGCCGAAGAACCGCCATTTATTGCCTAAAGTCCGCTTTGTGATTGATCAGCTGGTGGAGCTCGCGCAGCGAGGCCAATTCGATTAAACATATCCTCTGCCTAATTGAAGTTGCAGCGGTGTTGGCTTCACGACTTAACCCCAATCACATAGTTGATCTATGCTCATGGGGATTAAATCGCTCGCCGCCTACCTGCAACTCCAATTAGTTTGAGGATACATAATAATGAAAGGTGCAAATTAAATTCATTGAGGGTTCAACGTATTATTTTTAGTGATTGATGTTATCGATGAGTCTATTTATTAAACCGATTTGACCCAAGTGACGCGAGGATTAATATGGATGAATTAAGTCTGTATTGATTCGGCTGACGGAAATAACTTTCCGTTGGTGAATCTATTATTGGGAGTCGATCATGAATCATCATTTGAAAGAGAAACCGCGTTCAACGGCGATGGACCTGCTGTGGATGGGCGCCATCTGGACGGGCAGTGTGCTGACGCTGGGCGTTGTCGCCATAGGCTTTCGTGCCCTGATGTCTGCTGCTGGGATGAGTAGCCACTGAATCGTTGGCAAACGAGATCTTAATGTTTCAATTGTGCGAGAAGAAATAAGGCGAATGACGATGACGTTGTTCGCTTTTTTATTATCGGTCGTCAGGGTAAAAAAAGAGATAAATCATTCCGTCGGAAAAGGAATGATTTATCTCAAGTCGTTGCGAAGAGGAACAACGTAAAAATACCCTTGTGACCCAAGGTGATTGGGGTATCAATTATCGAGAAAGTGAAAATAATCGCGGAGCACGTTGTCTCCGCAGTAGAAATTAACGGTGCAGATCGACAATATTGCTGCTGACCAGGGCCGGGCTGTATAAGCGCGGTGCGCTGCCTTTTGGCAGGTGAATCAGGTTCAGATGATGGCGACGTGCCCATTGCACGGTCAGCGCCGTCGGCGCCGACAAAGTCACTAAGGTGGCAATTTTGGCGCGCACCGCTTTGTGAATCAGTTCCAGGCTGCAGCGACTGGTCATCACCACAAAACCGTGTTGTGGATTCACTTTGTCATTGACCATCGCACCAATCAATTTATCCAATGCGTTGTGGCGGCCAATATCTTCGCGGCATAGTGTAATGTCGCCTCGTTCGTTGGCATACAAAGCCGCGTGCAACGCGCCACTATGACGGGCCAGAACCTGTGCTTGTTGAATACGATCGCGCAATCCGTTGAACAGAACCGGGTTCGGCGGTGCAACAGGAGACAGCGGCGTTAATGATGGCAGCGCTTGATCCAGCGCTTCCACACCACAAATGCCACAACCGCTGGTGCCGGCCAGTTGGCGACGCTGGGTTTTTAGCGACCAGAAGGCGCGATTGGCGATGTCGACGGCGGCATGATGAGACTCTGCCCCCATGCTCAATTGCACGTCATGGATTTCGCTGGCAGCCTCGACGATGCCGCTGCTGATGCTGAATCCTTTGACGAAATCTTCAAGGTTGCCGGGCGTCACCATCATCACTGCGTGGCTGATGCCGTTGTAGCTGATCGACAACGCCGTTTCACTGGCCAGCGCATTTACGCCTTGGGTGTGTTCGGCATTCATTTCGACATAGCCATATTGATCAGGGGCGGGCGGCGCGAAATTCGCTTCAGCCAGTTCGGTCAGTTGAGTCACAGTGCACGTCATGGTGATCTCCCGGTTTAATCCGACACGTTGTGGTCGGCAGCAAAAATTTTCTGTGCTTTGGCAAAACAACGCTCAGCCAACGCGGAGCGCGGCTCGGTTTTGCGCATCAGTAAGCCGATGCGTGAATGCACTTCGGCCTGTGCAATCGGAATCATGCGCAGGTGCTCGTTCATGGTCTCCATACCGCTGTTCAGTGGCATGATGGCGCAGCACAACCCGGCATGGACCGCTTGCAGTAATTGAAAGGTGGAATCACTCTCCACCTGAATATGTGGCTCAATCCCCTTGCTGCTAAAGCTCATGTCAATCGACTGGCGGTAATGCATCCCTTTGGTCAGCAAACCCAGCGGAATATGGCCGAGGCTTTCCCAATCCATTTGCGTGTCAGCAAATCCGAAATGACGGGTATCGTGCAGCAGCCCCATGCTGGTAGCCGCCAGTTCAATCACTTCAAAATGGGTGGTATCGACCTGATCGAGATAGCACAAGCCCAAATCCAACTGATTGCGGTTGAGGCCGTCAATCACCTGTTCGGACGTCACCGAGCACAACTGATACCGCAGTTCAGGGTAGCGTTTTGACAGCGGTTCGAGCAGCGCCATGGGGTTCAGGCTCGCCAGCGGCACCATGCCAAAACGCAGGCTGCCCACCAACTGGCCGCGGCAATTGGCTGCTTCTGCCTGTAATCCATCGTGGGCAGCGAGCACGCTGCGCGCCCAGGCCAGAATGCGGTCGCCCGCTTCAGTAAACCCTTCAAAACGCTGACCGCGGTTAATCAGGGTCAGTTGCAGCTCATCTTCCAGATTGCGAATGCGCATCGACAAGGTGGGCTGCGTGATGTGACACATTGCAGCGGCTTGCCCAAAGTGTTGGGTTTCGTCGAGCGCAATGAGATATTTCAATTGCTTAATGTCCATAATGCTTCCTTAAGCGGCCGGTGTTTTTTTACTTGGGCGGCACGTTGTCGTGCTCGTATTGTTATTTGGCCACTTGTGTTGAGACTGACAGACTGAGTGTGCTCAGTACTTATTATCTTATACCCGCCTGACTTGAAGTGGCAGCGGTGTCCGCTGCGCCAAAGCCGTTGGGGGGGTCATACGTTGCGACTAGTTGAGCACATAATCAACCGGTTGCAAAATCGGTGGCAGCTCCGCCACGTTGAGCGCGTCCAAAACGTCACGTTCAATAATTCTGACCAGCGCATCCATTGGCAGATCGTTTTCATCACGACCAAAGGGATCTTCCAGTTCGTCCCCAATCGCATCTAAACCAAAAAAGGTGTAGCTGACGATGGTGGTAAAAATCGGCGCAATCCAGCCCAGCGGTTCTGCCATCGCAAACGGCAACAACAAACAGAAAATGTAGTTGGTACGGTGAAAGAGCAAGGTGTACGGAAAGGGCAGTGGCGTGCTTTTAATGCGTTCACATGTCGCTTGTGCCTCCGACAGGCGTTGCAACCGCTCTTCCAGCATCACATAGCGCCACTCACTGATGCTGCCTGCTTTGGCGAGCTTGGAATAGCCGCGACTGATATGGCGCAAAATTCCGTCGCTGACGTTGTGTCCGTATGTCTCTGCCCCTTGACTGAGCCAGTCTTTCGCAGCCAGATACTCGTCTTCGTTGCGTAGCCGAGCCGCCAACGCGTGGGTAAAACCGCACAGCTCTTTTAACAGCGACGTACGCAACGCTTCATCGTCAATCACTTCACTGGCGCGAGTAAATGAGCGCACTTCGGTAATCACGTGTCCCCACGCCTGACGACCTTCCCACCAACGTGAGTAACAGGCATTGTTACGAAAACTCATAAAGATGGACAGCGAAATACCCAACAAAGTAAACGGCGTGGCATTCACATGGGTAAAAAATGTCGGCAACATCCCTTCCACTAACACAATTAATGACGCCAGAGCGGTGATCATAAAACTGCGTTTAGCAATACGTTTTGCAATGGAACCTTTTAATGAAAATAAAATATTCGTTAAATTAGGTTTAGGATGAACGATCATGATTTTTCCATGAGTAATAGTTTTAACGTTACTTTAAGTAGAATATTATTATTGAAGTGTTCAATGGCGATAATATTCTATTTTAATCCTATTGATGATGCCGATTTAATGGCATCTGACATGCTTTTTAAAAACGCTATTTTTTCGACAGGTCTGATTCAGCACATTGACAAAAACGGATACAAAAACGGACTCGGTTGTGATTAAAATCTGCATGTTTCTTGATCTGAATCAAGAATAAGATCGAAAACACCCCGGGTCAAATCAGTTGTTTTTATCGCGTGATAGAGCGTTTCTATCACGCGCAGCCCATGGGCGGTTCAGTGTTTGAAGTAAAAATAAGTGCCGAATTTAGAGTGGGTTACTCGAATTAATGCATCGGTGTGCTTATTCGGAATGTATGCGTCTGGAGCGTGAGTCGAGATTAAAAATAACGTCTGCCTTCATTTAAGAATGAATCAATAAATTACTTTTTGTGTGGTTATTTCTGCTTTGTCTGAGTGATAGATTTCGTCGATGATTAATTCAATAAGTTCAATTGGACGGTCGTAAAAATAAGATTTACGCTCTAGGGAAATAAAAGGCACGACCAAAAATATCGTTGGTTGTGTTTAATTACAACTCAATGAACCTTATTTATTTCGTGCATCTTTGTGCATCAATATAAGCACAAGTGGTCGAAATCATATTTGCCATCGCTCACCGGTAAATAACGCATCGTTCATTGAAATTCCTAGAGAGGAGTGTCGTCATGAACCAAAAGGAACACATTAAAGAGTATCCCGGACCTGCAGCAGGCTGGGGCGCGCTCAAAGCGGTCACCAAAAGCTGGTTAGGCAGTGAGAATGCGTTTCGTAACCTGAGAGCGATGTTGAAAACCAACCAGAACGGCGGCTTCGACTGTCCGGGATGTGCGTGGGGTGAATCGCCTGAAAACGGGATGGTGAATTTCTGCGAAAACGGCGCAAAAGCCGTCAACTGGGAATCCACCAGCCGTCTTGTGGATCCGGATTTCTTTGCCAAATACAGCGTTTCGGAACTGGCGAAACAAACCGATTACTGGCTGGAATATCAGGGCCGCCTGAGTCATCCGATGCGTTATGATTCTGAAACCGATCACTACGTCGAAATCTCCTGGGATGATGCGTTTGCGATGGTCG includes these proteins:
- a CDS encoding VOC family protein — its product is MSLQPFHLAIPVYDVSLARQFYNQVFGLEEGRSAESWVDFNFFGHQLVIHYHPKTADQERAVTNPVDGHDVPVPHFGVVLAWNDWEALAERLKSHQVEFVIEPYIRFQGQVGEQATMFFFDPCGNALEFKAFKDMSQLFAK
- a CDS encoding slipin family protein, coding for MPGIPVNTELLTPILLLVLIVLIAVRLFRILREYERGVIFFLGRFQKVKGPGLIIVIPVIQQMVRVDLRTVVMDVPSQDVISRDNVSVRVNAVIYFRVVDSQKAIINVENYLQATSQIAQTTLRSVLGQHELDEMLANREMLNADIQAILDARTEGWGIKVSNVEIKHVDLNESMIRAIARQAEAERTRRAKVIHASGEMEASEKLVEAANRLAAEPNAILLRYLQTLTEIAGEKSSTILFPMPTTLMEGLFQKLNQPDKKDHES
- a CDS encoding DUF2474 domain-containing protein, which encodes MNHHLKEKPRSTAMDLLWMGAIWTGSVLTLGVVAIGFRALMSAAGMSSH
- a CDS encoding LysR family transcriptional regulator; the protein is MRKDDHFSGITAFVCTAQHKTFTAAAERLNLTKSAVAKSVSRLEERLGVKLLHRSTRQLTLTPEGEAYLKSCLDILGQLECAEALLQAKVDKPSGKLRIDLPAAFGRKKVLPLLLTMSAQYPELSLAVTFNERFVDIVEEGLDVVVRIGELQESSGLVARHLTVQKMVMCAAPDYVARRGVPSSFDDLKNHDCVVSLKQNQPLSWVVKNCDGETVRFKPPATHEFSDGDAIREAVIAGCGISQLPLWLIRDDLQAGRLQEVLPGHCAGSSPIHAVWPKNRHLLPKVRFVIDQLVELAQRGQFD
- a CDS encoding ArnT family glycosyltransferase gives rise to the protein MSARKQVFSIAPNIQYAVLALMVALFFISVNVLFRPIFPIDETRYVSVAWEMWLDNNWLVPHINGATYDHKPPFMFWLFSSIWALFGTSETVTRMVVPGFSLINLYLVSKLAQKVYPDSPQAKWLSPLILISFLGWFLYSGMIMFDLMLTVFIQLAVISVWKFAQTDRIFWARLSGVFLGLGMLTKGPVVFVYFIPFITLVRLWHPSPSRINKAFFKAIVQSVFIAIAVILAWAIPAAIAGGAEYAKAIFWGQSAGRIQDSFAHARPIYWYVMLLPALLFPWFFLTGFWRSRPWLGGERSDTFCLALFVIVVAIFSCFSGKQIHYLFPVFPFAAIWVANRLSPEKFTTEPAVIAMLVFVAIAILSSPLWVEKVFRSAQITEVYQSWALLPVAFMALLLWKRPLPFERLALNLGALMLSLSALLASLSPILNNLYDVTDIGRHIHQLQARGASVSFVGKYHNTFGYAGRLEAPLILIPGSKEQRDAFLSTEPGYTVWIQRKKTDPLAEYAVYMTPFRGKWLFIMDNQMLEKILQENQTNNLVVAEDS
- the fdhD gene encoding formate dehydrogenase accessory sulfurtransferase FdhD; amino-acid sequence: MTCTVTQLTELAEANFAPPAPDQYGYVEMNAEHTQGVNALASETALSISYNGISHAVMMVTPGNLEDFVKGFSISSGIVEAASEIHDVQLSMGAESHHAAVDIANRAFWSLKTQRRQLAGTSGCGICGVEALDQALPSLTPLSPVAPPNPVLFNGLRDRIQQAQVLARHSGALHAALYANERGDITLCREDIGRHNALDKLIGAMVNDKVNPQHGFVVMTSRCSLELIHKAVRAKIATLVTLSAPTALTVQWARRHHLNLIHLPKGSAPRLYSPALVSSNIVDLHR
- a CDS encoding LysR family transcriptional regulator, which gives rise to MDIKQLKYLIALDETQHFGQAAAMCHITQPTLSMRIRNLEDELQLTLINRGQRFEGFTEAGDRILAWARSVLAAHDGLQAEAANCRGQLVGSLRFGMVPLASLNPMALLEPLSKRYPELRYQLCSVTSEQVIDGLNRNQLDLGLCYLDQVDTTHFEVIELAATSMGLLHDTRHFGFADTQMDWESLGHIPLGLLTKGMHYRQSIDMSFSSKGIEPHIQVESDSTFQLLQAVHAGLCCAIMPLNSGMETMNEHLRMIPIAQAEVHSRIGLLMRKTEPRSALAERCFAKAQKIFAADHNVSD
- a CDS encoding bestrophin family protein — its product is MIVHPKPNLTNILFSLKGSIAKRIAKRSFMITALASLIVLVEGMLPTFFTHVNATPFTLLGISLSIFMSFRNNACYSRWWEGRQAWGHVITEVRSFTRASEVIDDEALRTSLLKELCGFTHALAARLRNEDEYLAAKDWLSQGAETYGHNVSDGILRHISRGYSKLAKAGSISEWRYVMLEERLQRLSEAQATCERIKSTPLPFPYTLLFHRTNYIFCLLLPFAMAEPLGWIAPIFTTIVSYTFFGLDAIGDELEDPFGRDENDLPMDALVRIIERDVLDALNVAELPPILQPVDYVLN
- a CDS encoding LLM class flavin-dependent oxidoreductase; translated protein: MPLPPFSILDLAPVSEGSDFHQTFKQSVSLAQHAEKLGYQRFWMAEHHNMPDIASAATAVLLSHIGAQTDTIRLGSGGIMLPNHAPLIISEQFGTLDALYPGRIDLGLGRAPGTDYPTMHALRRDPERMDPDFDELLEELQFFMGPISDNQPVRSFPGNNAKVPLWLLGSSTYSARLAGIKGLPFAFAAHFAPDAMLRALEIYREHFRPSEQLDKPYAMIGVNIIVAETDRQAQYLGTTEKQKFLKMIRGGRDKLPPPVMSMDPLWLPHEQRQVESQLRESIHGSPDTVRRRIEELVERTGADEIMVNAMIYDHQKKLRSYELLAELR
- a CDS encoding DUF2000 family protein; the encoded protein is MQFDTKFAIVVADDLPTWQKLNVVSFLSGGVTGSPQVKTGECYRDASGNAYLPLCVQPIIVLKASREKVSTFVQRANRQQAEMAIFVEDMFASGHDEANRQTVSQYTSEQLPLVGLGMFGDKKQVDKVFKGAKLHD
- a CDS encoding NfeD family protein gives rise to the protein MYRRVMEVLLTSLLSFSTLATADTTNAPAAPSQTVPVIAISGAIGPAVGDYVIKELQRANQQVHAPAVIVTLDTPGGLSSTLRDINQHILASDIPVLCLVYPPGARAASAGTYILYACHIAAMAPATTLGAATPVQIGGPSPGGGEQQDKPSEPTAMEKKVLNDSIAYIRSLAQLRGRNVEWAEKAVRDAATLSAIEALEMNVINVMAESPQDLLNAVNGQTLDVNHRAVSLNVDKAQLEIREPDLRNQFLATITDPNVAYILMMIGVYGLLLEFYTPSFGIAGITGAISLLIALYAFQLLPVNYVGMGLMLLGIALFIAESFLPSFGLLGIGGIVAFVLGSVFLIDSDLPELQVSLGLIYSIAAVSAALIIFVLSRVMELRRKQVVSGQEAMLGMEGMALDSFEGQGFVHVDGERWEALSDVPLRKGDLIRVIAVDGLTLQVTKK